The Nocardia sp. BMG51109 nucleotide sequence CGCTTTCGAGGCGTGCTCCTTAGGCCGCTCGGACACGCCACCGCCCGTGACAGTACCGGACGGGGGCGCGAATCTCGAAATCGTCGCCGGGCGGCTCAGGGGCGCTGGGTGCGGAAGAAGGCGTCCAGCGTTGCGGCGCAGTCGGTTTCGAGGATGCCGCCGCGAACCTGGGGACGGTGGTTGAGACGGCGATCACGGACGACATCCCAGAGCGAGCCGACCGCGCCCGTCTTCGGTTCCCAGGCGCCGAACAGCAGGCGGTCCACCCGAGCCGCGACCAGGGCACCGGCGCACATCGTGCACGGCTCGAGCGTCACCGCCAGGGTGGTGCCCGTCAGCCGCCAGCCGTCGCCGTGCGCCTCGGCGGCCCGGCGCAGGGCCAGCACCTCGGCGTGTGCGGTCGGGTCGCCGAGCGCCTCGCGAGCATTCGCGGCGCGGGCCAGTTCGCGACCCGAGGAGTCGAAGACGACGGCGCCGACCGGCACGTCGCGGGGATCGGCGGCCGCGGCGGCCGATAATGCCGCGCGGATCAGGTCCTCGTCCGAGGGCATCACAGGATCACGCCCTCCGGCCGACGACCAGGCATTCGACCGACGACGCACAGCTGTTGCCTGCTCGGTGTCAGGCACCCACCCGGCAGGCCGACGGCCGTCCCGCACCCGACGCCCGAGCGGGCGATGGGTCCTCGATTCCGATGCCTGCCCGGCAGCCGACGACCACGCAGCAATGTCGCTTGCCCGGCAACGGCCGACCGTTCGGTGCACCAGACCCTCCCGGCATCGGCTATCCGGTCGGCGTTCGGTGACAGCTCGGCACCCAACACTCAGCGCGGCAGCTTGTCCAGCACCGCCGCGAGCTCGTCGGCGAAACCCAGGCGCTGCGCGATCATTCCGAGCTGTTCGTCGGGGTAGAGATCGGTCTCGTCCAGGATCACGCTGAACACCGGCTCGGGCAGACCGAGATCGGCGAGTACGCCGAGATCGCCTTCCTCCCACGGCTCGATGTCGTCCAGTTCGTCGGGGTCGATATCGGGAACCTCGACATTCAGCGCCTCGAGCACGTCCGCGGCGATGTCGTAATCGATCGCGGCCGTGGCATCCGAGAGCAACAGCCGGCTGCCGGTGGGCGCGGGGCGCAACACGATGAAGAATTCATCGTCGACATCGAGCAGTCCGAACACCGCTCCGGTACTGCGCAATGCGCGCAGTTCGTGTTCGGCCGCCGACAAACTGTTCAGTGCCGCGGGGCTGAGCGGGCTGCATCGCCAGGTGCTTTCTTCGCGGACAACCGCCACTGCGAACCCTTCGACGTCGTCATAATCGTCCGACGCCGCCTTGTTCGTGCTCGAGCGCTGTGCTGCCATGGCCGCAACGGTAGTCCGCTTGGGGGGAAATGTTGAAGTCGTATGCGAATCTGATCGAGTGACGGACGATCGGAAATCGGCGATTTGCGTGCTGGGAACCGGATTGATCGGCGGCTCGGTGCTGCGCGCCGCCGTCGCCGCGGGCTATGACGCCTGGGGCTACAACCGTTCCGAGGCCGGAACGCGCGCCGCGCGGAGCGACGGATTCGATGTCGACAGCGATATCGAGGCCGTGCTCCGGCGTGCCGCGGCGGCCGATGCGCTACTGGTGGTGGGCGTCCCGATGCCGGCCCTCGACGCGATCCTGTCCGACGTGGCGCTGTTCGCGCCCGGCTGCCCGCTCACCGACGTGGTGAGCGTCAAGGCGCCGGTGGCCACGGCCGTGCACCGGCACGAGCTGGGCGCGCACTACGTGGGCGGGCACCCGATGGCCGGTACCGCCGAATCCGGTTGGGCGGCATCGACTTCCGAGCTGTTCCGCGGCGCGGCCTGGGCGATCGGCGTCGACACCGGCACCCGGGCCGAGCCGTGGACACGGGTGGCGCGGCTGGCCCTCGACTGCGGCTCCTATCTCGTGCCGGTGGTCGCCGCCGAACACGACCGCGCGGTGGCCCGCGTGTCGCACCTGCCGCACGTGCTGGCCGAGGCGCTGGCGGTGGCCGGGGCGGCCGGCGGCGACCTGGCGCTGGGACTGGCCGCGGGCTCGTTCCGCGACGGCACCCGGGTCGCCGCCACCGCCCCCGGCCTGGTGCGCGCCATCTGCGAACCGAACGCCGACGCCCTGCGCGACGCCCTCGACGACGCCCTGCGCCTGCTCACCGACGCGCGCGACACCCTGGCCGCCGACGGCGCCCTCGGCGCACTGATCGACGCCGGCTACAGCGAGCGCGACCGCTACGACACCCTGGAACGCTGGGACATCACCGGAATCCGCCCGGGCGACCACGACTGGCTGGAGAAACTGCATGAGGCCGGGCAGCGCGGCGGCGTGATCCGCGAACTGGGCGCCTGATTGAGCGTTGGCCCGCCGTGGGATTCACTCGGCCTGCCTGTCCGACGCCGACCGGCACGTAGTGCTCATGCCGCCGGTGAGCACGTCCAACGGAGTACTCACAACACACTCCGGCACCCGGCGGAACGCCGCTCAGATCCGCGCGGCCAGGCCCGGATAGTCGAGCAGGAATCCGTCCGGATCCACGGTGACGGTCGCGCTGGAGACCGGGGACAGGACGTGGATGCCGTCGGCGCCGCTGGAGTAGGTCAGGCTCGCCTCCTGCACCAGCAGGTCGGGCAGGCGGACGTAGACCACGGGGACCTGGATGTCGCCGGCCGCCTGGGCCAGGCCGTAGCGGCGGATCGGCAGCGTGTTGAAGAAGGGGCTCAGCACCACGTCGACGTCCAGGGCGCCGCCGAAGGTGGACCGGACGTGCGTGCCGCCGGCATCGATCAGCCAGTAGTTCTCCTCGTCGCGCGCGATCGAGGCGTGCTGCTCCCCCGCCGCCACGGTGCTGCGCAGCGACAGCCGCCTGGTCACCCCGATCTCGTCGGTGACCAGGTCGTAGGAGGCGCTGAAGGCGGGGTGGTCGGTGCATTCGCCCGCGATGATCCGGCCCGAGGCGCGGACCCGGTTGCCGTTGACGATCACCCGCACCGACTCCATGCGCGACGCGTTGTGCGATCGCCAGGTGAGCATCGCCGGCCAGCGCGACACCGCCGCTGCCGTGTCCACGCTCGCGGCGTTCTCGGGGGCCGTCGGGTTGCCCTGGGCTGCCTCGCTCACGTCTCTACCGTAAGCGACGCGCCCTCTCGCGCCCGCGCGCCGTAGTGCTTCGGAGCCCCGCGTGCCGCGCCCCCTACCGTCGGTCGCCCCGCACCTCGGCAACCATTCGGAAACCGCCGCACGGCCGCGACCTCGCGTGTCCGGTCCGGACGCCGGTACCGTCGCGACCCGTCGGGCCGCGGCGCCGGACCTCACACCAGCGACTCCTGCCAGGCCCGGTGCAACGACGCGAAACGTCCGGTGGCGGCGGCCAATTCGGCGGGGGAACCGTCCTCGACGATGCGACCGGCCGCCAGCACCAGCACCCGATCGGCGATGGCGACGGTGGACAGGCGGTGCGCGATGATCACGGCCGTGCGATCGCGCAGCACCGTCTCCAGCGCGTGCTGCACCTGGCGCTCACCGGGGATGTCCAGGCTCGAGGTGGCCTCGTCGAGCACGATCACCGCCGGATCGGCCAGGAACACCCGGGCGAAGGCGACCAGCTGCCGCTGCCCGGCGGACAGCCGCCCGCCGCGCTTGCGCACATCGGTGTCGAAACCCTCCGGCAGCGACATCACGAAGTCGTACAGCCCGACGGACCGGGCCGCGGCATGCACCTCCGTCTCCGCCGCGTCGGGTCGGCCGAGCCGGATATTGTCGGCCACCGAACCGGAGAACAGATACGACTCCTGCGTCACCATGGCGATATTGGCGCGCAGCTCAACATCGGATACCTCCCGCAGATCCACCCCGTCCAGCCGGACGATGCCGGCGGTCGGATCGTAGAAACGCGCGACGAGTTTGGCGAGCGTCGATTTGCCCGCACCGGTGGCACCGACCAGCGCGACCACCTGCCCCGCCGGAATATCCAGCGAGAATTGCGGCAGCACCGAAGTTGTCCCCGGTTTTTCCGGCCTTTCGTCGCCCTCCTGAGTTTTTCGTTCCGGGTACTCGAATTGAACGTCTTCCAGCCGCAATTCACCACGCGCCCGGCCGATCGGTTTCGGCGCCCGCGGTTCCGGCACCGTGGGACGTTCCTCCAGAACTCCGGAGATTCGCTCCAGCGCCGCGGCCGCGGACTGATAGGAGTTGAATACCTGGGCCAGTTCGTCCAGCGGTCCGTAGAACTGCCGCAGATACAGCAGGAACGCCGCCAGCACGCCGATCTCGATGTGGCCGTGAATGACCCGCCACGCGCCGACCAGCAGGATCACCACGGTGGTCCCATTGCTGATCAGGCGCACCAGGCCGATATAGGAGGCCATGCCGCGCAGCGCTCCCGCGTTGGCCTCGCGGTATTCGGCGTCCTCGGTCGCCAGGATGGTCGCGTTGCGGTCTTCACGGCGGAATGCCTGCACCGCACGGATCCCGCCCATCACCTCCACGAAGTGGACCACCACCTTCGCGATGGTGCTGCGGGTGCGCCGGTACCCCGCGCGCTGCCGCCGCTGCGCCCAGCGGGTCACGTAGAGCAGCGGGACGAATCCGGCCAGCACCACCAGCGCCAGCGGGATGTCCAGCCACAGCAGGATCACCGCGATGGTCGCCACCGACAGCACCGCGCTCAGGGCGTCGTTGAGGGCGCGCTCGAGCAGATCGTCGAGGGATTCCAGATCGCTGGTGAGCCGGGCGACGATCTTGCCGGAGGTGTAGTTCTCGTGGAACTCGATCGACAGCCGCTGCGCCTGCGTGAACACCCGCATCCGCAGATCGAACAGGATCTGCTGGCTCAGCCGCCCGGTGATGCGCACGAACAGGAAGGTGGTGACGCCGCCCAGCAGCGCGCAGCCGGCCGCCCCGCCGACCGCGAGCGCCAGCGGCACCCAGTCGCCCGACATCGCCGGGCGCACACCGGCATCGAGCCCGTGCGCGACGAACAGCGGCGCCGACACCATGGCCGCGTTGTCCACCAGCACCAGCGCCAGCGCGGCCAGCGCCCACAACCGGTACGGCCGCACCAGCGACCACAGCAGCCGCCGCTGCCGCGCCGCCAGCGCCAGATTCACCTCATCGGTCGCCTCGGTGTCCTCCGAGGCGACCCCGCGCCACTCGGCCTCGGAGTCGAGCGAAGGCGGTGTTTTCGCATCGGCCACCGAGGTGGCGGAGCGGGCCGGCGAGGACTCCGGACCGCGCTCGGTATTCGGTTGCACGGCAGTATCTTCCGGCATGTTGTCACCTCCTTCGTATCGGATCGTCGAACCCTCGGCGAACGGCGCGGCGGGCCGGTCCGAGGTTCGGTTCAGCCACCGTGCGCGGCCGGCTCGGCATCGACCTCACCTCCCATCAGTTCGCGATAGCGCGGGCAGGTCTCCAGCAGTCGCTCGTGCGGGCCGTCGGCGATGATGCGGCCGCCGTCCAGCACCGCGACGCGGTCGGCCCAGGCGGCCGTGGACGGACGATGGGCGACCAGCAGCACCGTGGCGCCGTCCAGCGCCGCGTGCAGCCGCGCCTGCACCAGCTCCTCGGTGGTGACGTCGAGCGCCGACAGCGGATCGTCCAGCACCACCAGATGACCTCCCGTATGCCGCTGCCGATCCAGCACCGCCCGGGCCAGGGCCAGGCGCTGGCGCTGCCCACCGGACAGGCTCAAACCCTGCTCACCGATGCGGGTGCGCAGGCCCCACGGAAGGTCGTCGACGAATTGCGTCGCGCAGGCGACCTCGAGCGCGGCGCGCACCTGCTCCGTGGTCGCGTCCGGATAGCCGAGCGTGATGTTCTCCCGCACGCTCGCCGAGAACAGCACCGGATCCTCGAAGGCGACCGACACGATCGCGCGCAGGTCGGTCAGCCGCAGCGAGCGGATGTCGACGCCGTCGATGGTGACCGAGCCGTCCGAGACGTCCGTGACGTCCGAGCCGCCCAAGCCCCCCGAGACGTCGAACAGCCGCGGAACCAGACCCAGCAGCGCCGACTTCCCGCTACCGGTCGCGCCGACCACCGCGACCGTCTCCCCCGGCCGGATCCGCAGCGAAATATCGTGCAGCAGATCGCGTTCGGCGTCCGGGAACCGGAAACGCACGCTCTCGAACCGCAGTTCGCCGCGCAGCGGCCGGGGCACCGGCGCCGGATGCACGGGATCGGTGATCTCCACCGGGGTGTCGATGATCTCCCAGTACCGCTCCGCCGCGGTGCGGGCCTGATTCGACTCCGCCAGCAGGAAGCCCAGGCCGATGATCGGCCACTGCAGATAGGTGACCAGCGTGATGCCCGCGATCAGCGTGCCCAGCGTCATCGCGTTCACCGTCAGCAGGTAGCAGCCGATCGCGAGCGCGGCCGCGATCCCCAAGCCCGCCAAGGTGTTCAACGCCGTCCACAGCCGCGCGGCCAGCCCCACTTTGACCAGCTCCAAGCGCTGCAGATCCCGGGCCTGCCACTCGAACCGCCGGCCGAACCACGGGCCGCGGCCGAACGCCTTCAGCACCCGGATGCCCTGTGCCGACTCCTCCACCGTGGTGGCCAGATCGCCCGACTGGTCCTGGGCACGCCGCGACGCGCGACCGTACTCCTGCTCGAACCGCAGGGCCAGCAGCACCAGCGGCACGGCGATGAGCAACTCGACCAGGCCGATCTGCCACGCGAATCCGAACAGGATCAGCACACCGGCCACGAGCGTCACCGTCAGCGCGACCAGCGACGGCGCCACGAAGGCGAAGAACCGGCGCAGCGTCGACATGTCGGTGATGGCGCGCGAGGTCAGCTGGCCCGATTCCAGGCCGTCGTGCACGCCGACCGAGAGGATCTGCAACCGCCGGAACAGCTTGGCGCGCAGGTGGACCTCCAACTGCGCGGCCGGTTTCGCGATGATCCAGCGGCGCAGCCACGACGCCGCCGTGCTGAACACCGACAGCACGATCACCAGCACCAGCGGCGACCAGATCGCGCCGAAGTCGCGCCGGGAGATGGGACCGTCGACGATCCGCGCGGTCAGCACCGGCAGCAGCAGATCGGAGACCATCCCCAGCGCCGACAGCACCGCGCCGGTGTACAGCGCGCGCCGGTACGGCCGGATATCGGGCCAGAGCCGCCGCAGCGGACCGGGACGCGAATCATCGACGGGGACAATCGATCCGGTACTGTCGGCCTCCGTATCGGACGAGGCTCCCGCCAGAGCAACGGACACAGCTTCCCCCCTAATCGTCTCGCGCGAGATTGTTCGCGGGCCCACGCAGCGGGGCGCTCGCAGCTCGCGCCGGGGTCCGGTCATCCAGAGTGCCAGCACGAGCGGGGCCGCCGCCACAGATTTTCGGGGCCTCGTGCCCGGTCCGGCCTACACTGCGCGCTGTGCTGATCATCGCCGGATACCTCCGCGTCACCGACCGCGCCCGCTATCTCGACAGCTGCCGCGCGGTGGTCGAGGCGGCGCGGGCGACCGCGGGCTGCCTGGACTACAGCCTCGGCGCGGACCTGGTCGAATCCGATCGCGTCACCGTCTACGAGCGCTGGACCTCCCGCGCGGCCGTCGAGGCGTTCCGCGGCGACGGGCCCGGCGCGGATCTGTCCGCCCTGATCGTCGCCGCCGACGTGCGCGAATTCGACTACGCGGCCGAGCGGAAACTCTGACCCCGCCGACCCCGGGAGTACCGCCTACAACCAGGCAGGCAGGTCGGGACGGTCGCCGGTCAGATCGGTGCCGTCGGAGCGGCCGATGAGCCAGGCGAGCACCTGCGCGGCGGGGCCACCGACGACCGTGGTCGGCGCCGGCCCGACGGTGGCGGTGTAACCGGTGTCGGTGGTGCTGATCGTGAAACTGGCCCCGGTCTCGTCCGGATCGGAGGCCGACGGCTCCGCGGCGCTGTCGAAGCCCGCGATCACCTCGGGCAACAGGCGCGCGACGAATTCCGCGGGCCAGTCCGCCGGCCGGTAGCCGATCGCCAGATCGACACGGTGGATCTCCACCTCGCGCAGCCGCAGCCACGGAATCATGGTGGCCGGCACGTCCTTTCCACCGCGGGTACGCACGGGCGTGGGCCAGCGCTCGGCGGGCATGGCGCGCGCCAGGGCGAGCCAGCGCTCGGAGGCGGCGCGCAGATCCTCGATCTGCTCGCCGATCGGCCGCGGCGCTCCCCTCGCGATATCCGAGTCACGCAGGAAATCGCTGGCGTACTGCGCGGTTTCGATGCCGGTGCGCGCCCACAGCAGCAGATTCACCAGCCCGTCGGCATTGCGCGCCAGGTGTGTCAGGACGTGGCCGCGGGTCCAGCCGGCGCACAGCGAGGGCTCGGCCACGTCGCCGTCGTTCAGGTCGGCCAGCGCGTCGAACAGCCGCCGGTCGGCCGCCTCGACGGTGTCGAGCAGGGACAGGTGCTCGCCGAGCTCCGGTGCGTTGCTGGTCACGAGTGCGACCTTACTCACGGCGGTGGCGCCGCGCCGCCCCCTGAACCGGCCTCCCGGACACAACTGTTCAAACGATCGTCGCTCGGGCGTTGCCCGCACACTGTAGGCAACATGGGTGAGTACCAGCCGCACCCTCCGATCCGTGACGCTGGCGGCCGCCCTGTGCGCCGTCGCCGTCACCGCCTGCTCGTCCGGCAACACCCCGGACGACCTGACCACCGGCAAGGATCGGCCGCTGGCGATCTCCATGGACGATCTGCTCGCCCGCGCGGGCGGCAGCGCCGCGGTCGCGATCGCCGACCCCGAACACGGACGTCTCGAGCGCCGCGCCGGCGGCACGGTGACCTACATTCCGGACCAGGGCTTCACCGGCTCGGACACGCTCCACGTCACGACCACCGACGCGATGCGCCTCTACACCACCGACATCCCGCCGCTCGGGCAGTTCGGCGGAACGACGGTGCAGGGCAGCGGATTCGGCTCCGCGCTCACCCCGGTACCCGGCTCACCCGGCGAGTTCTACGGCCTGACCGACCGCGGCCCCAACGTGGACGGCCCGGACAAGAACGAGAAGCTCACGCCGACACCGGATTACGTGCCCAAGATCGGCCGGTTCCAGCTGACCGGCGCCCGCGCGGTGCTGAAGTCGGCCATCGATCTGAAGAATCGCGCGGGCGTCCCGTTCAACGGCCTGGTAGATACGGCCGCGACCACCGGGGAGACGATCCGCGGCCTGGACGGCGCCGCGCTGCCGCCGACCGATCACGGCCTGGACCCGGAGGGCCTGGTGGCGTTGCCCGACGGAACGTTCTGGGTCTCCGACGAGTACGGCCCGTTCCTGGTCCACCTCGATGCCGCCGGAACCGAGATCGAGCGGCTCGCGCCGGGCAGCGGCCTGCCGAAGGAACTGTCGCTGCGCACGCCCAACCAGGGCATGGAGGGACTGACGGTCACGCCGGACGGCTCGAAGCTGGTCGGGATCGTCCAGAGCGGCTTGCAGACACCGGGGCTCGGCTCGGCCCGAGAAGTTCCGATGACCCGCATCGTGACCGTCGACCTGGCCTCGAAGGCGGTCGCGGAATTCGTGTATCCGCTGGAGGATCCGAAGAGCAAGCTGGCCGTCTCGGAGATCACCGCGCTCGACGACACCACGTTCCTGGTCGACGAGCGCGACGGCGAGCTCGCCCCGAAGGCGAACAAGAAGTTGTGGACCATCGACCTCGCCGGAGCCACCGATGTCGGCCCGCGCGCGGCCGTACCCGGCGCCCGCTACGACCCGAACCTCGGACTGCTGATCGATGACAAGCCGCTGGAGACCTCCGTCGGCGCCGTGCCCACCGCCGACGGCACGGCGGCCCTGCGCCGGGCCGGGATCACCCCGGTGACCAAGCGCTCGAATCTCGACCTGGCGGGTGTGGTCGCCGGGCTCGCGGCCGACGGCGGCTTCTTCGGCCACGACAAGATCGAGGGCGTCGCCACCGCCGACGGCGGCAAGACGCTCTACGTGGCCAACGACAGCGATTTCGGCCTCGCGGGCAGCAGCGGCGACCGGCCACCGTTCGGCCTGCGCCCGAAGACGCTGCCGAACGGGCTCCAGGACAGCGGCGAGATCCTCGCGATCGACACCGGGAAACTCCCGGCACGCACGCAGGAGGCGTCGGTCACCGTGACCGTCCGGTAATTCTCAGGATTTCCCCATACTGCGCACGGATACCGGCCAGACGGCGGTGCCACCGTGGAGTCATGAACATCGTTATCGAAACAGCCGTCGGGGCCGCGGCTCTGGCCATCCTGGCCGCCATGGCGATATCCGGGGCGGTCGCGTCGGCGGCCCCGCGCTCGCTGGTGGCCGTGCGCGAGCGCCGCCGCTGACCGCCCGCTCCGCCACGACGATCTGCACGGCCAGCACCACCAGCCACAGCGACATCGACCCCACCTGAATGCGCTGGGCGATCCCGAGCGCGTAGTCACCCGACAGGTTGTCGGCGATCATCATCCACACGGTGGCCGCCGCCCCGAGCAGCGGGATCCACAGCCCGGCATGCCGCACGACCGGCCGGCAGCGGTACCGGAACGCGGCCAGGCCGAACAGGACCATCGCCGCGAAGATCGACGTCACGGCGAGCGTGCTGGTCAGCGCGTGTACCTGGTGCAACTGCGGAAACAGGCCGTTGTCACAGCCGCCCGGACAGGGCTGGATCGGCCATTGCGCGTCCGCGATAGTCGACGCGCCGAAACAGCCCAGGGCTATCCACGCCGCGGTCGACAGCCGACGCCGCCGGAACGCGCACAGCCCACCGACCGCGGCGGCCAGCGCCAGGCTGCCCGCGACCGTGTCGCCGGTGGAGAACACCCAGCCGTAGGGCTTGCCGTCGGCATCGAGTTCACTGAGGAACGAGTCGACCGGATTCAGTCCTATTGGCAGCACGAACTCGAGAACCCACGAGGAATAACAGATACCGGCCACCGCGACGGCCGCGGCCACGCACCAGCGCAGGATCCGCGGTCGCCGGCTCACCGGCTGCGGATCCCGCTCGAGCACGGCCGCCGCCGCACGCTGATGATCGCTCGGCGTCATCGCTCTCGCTTCGTCACAGCTCTCGCTTCGTCACGGCTCTCGTTTCGTCGCGTCCCCGGCCCGAGTACAGACTGGTCAGCTGGTTGCCGTGGTTCCCTCTCCATGATGGCCTATCGCCCGGCGAGCGCTTCCTGCACTCGGTCGGCGGCCACCTCGGCGGGCTCGTGCTCCCACACCCGCACCACCAGCCAGCCGGCGGCGGCCAGCCGGGCATCGGTGTCGCGGTCGCGCGCGACGTTCCCGGCCAGCTTGTCGGCCCACCACTGCCCGTTGTTCTTCGGATAGGTGGCGTGCTCCGGACAGCAGTGCCAGAAACATCCGTCCACGTAGACGGCGACCCTGCGGCGCGGGAAGACCAGATCGGCGCGGCGGCGCAGACCCTTCAGCGGCGCTCGGTCGACGAAGAACCGGCAGCCGCGCCGGTGCAGTTCCTTGCGCAGCGCGGTCTCCGGCGCGGTGCCCACGCGGCGCTGCCGGGACATCCGGGCGCTGGTCCGCGCGTCGGTGCCGGGGCGGCCCGCGGTCACGGCGTAGCTCCGCGACACAGCGGACGGCTGCACACCGGACAGCTGCACACTGGACAGCGGCGCGGCGGACGGTATGGGCGGGGCCTGCTTCTCACTCCGCCATTCGACCTCATGCCGCCTCCTGGGGGAAACCTCCCATGCGAACCAGGTGCTTCTCGACGTCGGTCAGGAAGCCGGGCGGGAAACGCAGGTTGCCGCGGGCGGCGCGGCGCAGGAACCCGGCGGTGGCCCGGGCCGACAGCAGCCGGGCGTCCTCCAGGAACCAGCGCAGATCCTCGTACGGCTCGTGCAGGGGCCAGGTGGACACGCCCACCCGATGGCGGATCCCGGCCCGGCCCCAGGCCGCCGCCGGCCAGCGATCGGCAGGCAGCGGCAGGTCGTCGGGAACGATATCGACCGCGGGGTCGGCCAGCCGGCCGCCCACCCACGACGCCATCCGCACGCTCACCGCATTGCCGACCAGTTTCCAGCGATGTCCCTGCCGGACCCCGGGCGCGGCCGGCGCCGGTTCCGTCCATCCGGGCGAAAAGCCTTGCAGGCGTTCGACATCGGTAATCCCCGGCGTCACGATCTCGCCGGACGGCAGGCGCACCGCGGGCGGGCTCGCGATACCCAGGCCCGATCCGCCCTTCAGCGTCGGCACCGCGTTCACGGCCCAGCCGAGCCCGCGCACCCCCTCGGTCCAGTAGAAGCCGCACGGATCGGCGTCGGGATCGCCGATCGTGCGGGGGCCGGCGTCGGTGCCGAACAGCACCGGCCGCGGATCCTCGGTGCGCGACGCCAGCATCAGGACTCGCTGCCGCCGCTGCGGCAGGCCGAAGGCGCGGGCGTCCACCACCCGATACGCCCAGGTGTAGCCGAGTTGCTCCAGCGCCTCGGTGATGTGCCGCATCGCCTGCCCCCGGTCGAGTTGCAGCATGAACGGCACGTTCTCGATGAGCAGCCAGCGCGGCCCGCGCTTGCGCCGCACCAGCCGGAACACCTCACCC carries:
- a CDS encoding esterase-like activity of phytase family protein, with amino-acid sequence MSTSRTLRSVTLAAALCAVAVTACSSGNTPDDLTTGKDRPLAISMDDLLARAGGSAAVAIADPEHGRLERRAGGTVTYIPDQGFTGSDTLHVTTTDAMRLYTTDIPPLGQFGGTTVQGSGFGSALTPVPGSPGEFYGLTDRGPNVDGPDKNEKLTPTPDYVPKIGRFQLTGARAVLKSAIDLKNRAGVPFNGLVDTAATTGETIRGLDGAALPPTDHGLDPEGLVALPDGTFWVSDEYGPFLVHLDAAGTEIERLAPGSGLPKELSLRTPNQGMEGLTVTPDGSKLVGIVQSGLQTPGLGSAREVPMTRIVTVDLASKAVAEFVYPLEDPKSKLAVSEITALDDTTFLVDERDGELAPKANKKLWTIDLAGATDVGPRAAVPGARYDPNLGLLIDDKPLETSVGAVPTADGTAALRRAGITPVTKRSNLDLAGVVAGLAADGGFFGHDKIEGVATADGGKTLYVANDSDFGLAGSSGDRPPFGLRPKTLPNGLQDSGEILAIDTGKLPARTQEASVTVTVR
- a CDS encoding DUF998 domain-containing protein; translation: MTPSDHQRAAAAVLERDPQPVSRRPRILRWCVAAAVAVAGICYSSWVLEFVLPIGLNPVDSFLSELDADGKPYGWVFSTGDTVAGSLALAAAVGGLCAFRRRRLSTAAWIALGCFGASTIADAQWPIQPCPGGCDNGLFPQLHQVHALTSTLAVTSIFAAMVLFGLAAFRYRCRPVVRHAGLWIPLLGAAATVWMMIADNLSGDYALGIAQRIQVGSMSLWLVVLAVQIVVAERAVSGGARARPPASAGPPTRPPRISPWRPGWPEPRPRRLFR
- a CDS encoding very short patch repair endonuclease, yielding MTAGRPGTDARTSARMSRQRRVGTAPETALRKELHRRGCRFFVDRAPLKGLRRRADLVFPRRRVAVYVDGCFWHCCPEHATYPKNNGQWWADKLAGNVARDRDTDARLAAAGWLVVRVWEHEPAEVAADRVQEALAGR
- a CDS encoding DNA cytosine methyltransferase, encoding MVGLFAGIGGLELGLGAHGWRTDLLCEIDPGAGAVLSARFPETELHADVTRLRALPAGTELVAAGFPCQDLSQAGRTAGISGARSGLVGEVFRLVRRKRGPRWLLIENVPFMLQLDRGQAMRHITEALEQLGYTWAYRVVDARAFGLPQRRQRVLMLASRTEDPRPVLFGTDAGPRTIGDPDADPCGFYWTEGVRGLGWAVNAVPTLKGGSGLGIASPPAVRLPSGEIVTPGITDVERLQGFSPGWTEPAPAAPGVRQGHRWKLVGNAVSVRMASWVGGRLADPAVDIVPDDLPLPADRWPAAAWGRAGIRHRVGVSTWPLHEPYEDLRWFLEDARLLSARATAGFLRRAARGNLRFPPGFLTDVEKHLVRMGGFPQEAA